The genomic region aaaaaaattataaaataatcactcaattattagcaattttctttttttatcactcaactattcaactttatcttttttagtcacccaactatcttGGGTTTTTAGATATTTCCTTCGGtaataaaaatgacaaaattaaataattaagtgatattttataatttttcatagtcacataaataatttaataaatcataGACAATTTTTTAgataaacttaataaataaaccaaaaaccaCACCATTCATAAATTGTTCGCCAAAAACTACCATCATTTACATCACTAGACTTCTTATAGTTCAATGTTTGGGAATTAGAGATTTCATTAACAACAAGATTAAACGGCAATGGCGGAGGGTTTCGCCAATTAGGAAGGTGACCCATAATCATAAGCGTCTCCAACAATGGCGGAGTATCAATAACAGCTTCAAATAACCTCCCTTTCACCAGCAACGGCCTTCCTTCATTAAGGGCATCAATTACATTTCCGATAGAATAACATTTTCTGACGGGAATCCGACAACCGGAATTTTCAACCAATGAAGCTTTCAACGTTTTCCGATGAGTACAATCATCCGCCGTCAATGAAACGTCGTCGGAAGAATTGGTTTCGGCTGAAAAGTTGGATGATGGTAACAGTTTGTTGAGTAATTTCTTCAATTTGGAGATTTCCACCATTGATTGCTTCAATTGCTGTTTAGCTTCGTCTCTTTCATGGCAGGCTTGAAATAATAGCTGATATAATACATTGGTTAGTTCTTGGTGTATCCCAATTTCACCTataacttcatctcttattgaTTGTACTTCATTGTTGTAGTACATTTGCTTTGATTTTAGTTCAAACAAGGCctaaaaatagttgaaatttaTGTTAGGATATAACCCAATTGCTCCATTCGATTCgattttattatcaattaaaagttgaattaaaataaaattgaatatacaAAATCGAgtcaaatttgaattgaattgattcattgatttttatttaaattaaagaaaaataaataataaaaatcgaattaaatttaattaaattcaattaaactcaACTTTTAACACTATGATTTGaatcgatttttattttattaatattttttggcACTATTAATAAACATTGATAAATAACCTGCAAAACAACTATTAGATTCCTAGTGTATGGCTTGGATTATGAAGATAGATACATAATAGTTCATTTCTCATAATTACAAGAAGAAGCTATTTCATCACTTGAGaacttaattaagaaaatataagcTAGGTTTTGCATATAGAAataaatgggttttttttttaaagtcataaaattatttgcaataataataatatttagtcATAAAccgtcgattgagtcttaaatCTATTGGTATAGTCATTAttgtcaatacaggaagacGTGGGTTCGAATGCGCTGAAGCGTATTATACTCCTATTTATGGATTGAGGAGGgggctatgagtagttctagacattgtgCTAAAAAAGCAGATACGACCAGAATTTAGgatgaaattgtaaaaaaaaaaaaagccataaACCAGTATTCCAAGGATAAGGGAAATTACTAAActcaatatttaaaacattaaaaattgaaagaaaaaagagagaatagtTTAGAAGTATGACTAACCTTGTAATCATTCGACAATGGAGACATAACTCAGCTATTTCTCAGTTTATAAGTACCCTAAGAAGAACCtattttagcataaaaaaaagggaagactttatgtatatatatagagagagatgtggaataaataaaacaagtagAAAAAGTGACCCTTATTTTTGTGTGATGACAATTATGTATTGAGAATGGGAAAAGTCCTATCCGAATTAAAAGGATTTTTATTCCTGTTTTGCTTTCATATTCCATTTAATGTTGTATAGATAGgatttatataattgtttatggaaagttgttaatttttcattaattacaattGACATTaaacaaaaggaaattttggaCTTCCTTAATTagagatttttttataaaataatagtgGTGATTAAATCTCTTATTATTCCTAATTAAATAAAGGCACAAATTTATAACACCTTATAAAATCAGAATCAATACTCTTAACATACATTTGATGATTCAATATAAACTGTTTggatatttttaagatttatctaaaatattttaaagttcgGATATGCTCCACTTTTAGAGCTAACACTTAACACTCAaacttttagtatttaattcaaatttaaaaccaatttaaaatcttaatcatAATTTGAGATATATGATGCAATTAATCCTTTGTACTTGGGAACAATGCTCCCAAAGTTGATCTTCACATTCAATTTGCTTTATCATGTATTCATGTAAAATCCCTTTATCTTAAGAAATGTATACATGTCATAATGGTAAGATACAAATTGGCTAGCATACAACAAAAAGTACCGTAGAgagagttaaattatattttgttccCTCTACTCAAAAGATAAAGCAAATTAGTTTTTGTACATTAATTCAAAGAGTATATTGatcttttctattaaagattttatCCATTTGTAccgttaaaaattaatgtaactAACAAAATAACCAGATAATGATACATGGCATGCCACGTATACATCATGCTGACGTACAGAGatctgtttttaataaaaaaaaatagataattgATTTAACGTACAAGGACTACTTTGCCCCTTTTTTGAGTAAATAAGACAAAATATAATCCGGCTCCAATACATgagcctccatggtacttttaccgcTATCAAACACGTTATTTAGGtgataaaaataatctaatataATCAAACATTTCACACAAAGGAGTTAGCAGattgtaaaaataatgataagcAAAGAAGTGAATACAAAcacaaacaatatatataagttgtaacaaaattagtttttcttttttaagacCAAAACAGCTACTACAGTAATAGAGAATGTACCCTTCAAATCTCATCTCATCCTCGAAATAGTTCGTTCAACCGCAGCAAGCTGATTTTTGAGCGGGCGCTGCACCTCCTGCTGCTTGGTCGCCTTGGTTAATTTTGATCGTCTGTGGCTGTtggaagggaaaaaaatattGTCAATGATAAATGAGTTTGAATAATTAATACGTTCGTGTTTAAAGAAACCATACCTCAGACTTTGAGTCAGTATCGGCAAGTCTTTGTTTAATGTCCCTGGCTATTGAAAAGAAAACCTCCTCAACGTTTAAGTTTGTTTTTGCACTCTGCATGATGATAAGAGTGGCTCTTGAGCATATACAAAAGACCAACTAATCAtatcagaaaaaataaaacaaaatatccgTAGTAAAAATTACATACAGTTTCGAAGAACTTGATGCCGTATTCATCGGCAAGAGCTTGGCCCTTTGAGGTAGGGACGGCCTGAAAAAGAAGTTGCAAAATCAAATTCACTTGAAAAATATCTATGGGAAAAATGAAAAACGGAAGGATAGCTGCAAATGCattgaaagaaaggaaaacgtATGTGCAAATATGGAAGAGGGAAAAAGAGAAACGGACCCTTTTGCTTTCGTCCATATCAGCCTTATTACCCACCAGAATTTTGTTGACATTGTCCGAAGCATGCTGTTCAATATTACGAATCCAGTTTCTAATGTCTAAgcaaaaaaggataaaatttagTGGAAAAGAAGGATATTTCTAGTTTCCAAATTACAGGAAAGTGAAAAGATTCAAAATCGAGGAAAATTAACAGGAAACGGTAGAAATAGCTAAAAGGATTCTAAGGTAGATAAGATCAAACAGCATATGtaagaaaatacaaaataaaaacaattaaaaagttCAGTAATTACTATTGAAAGATGACTCATCAGTCACATCATAGACGAGCAAAATGCCCATGGCTCCACGGTAGTAAGCTGCAGAAATAGAAAACATTACTTAATTCATCCGACAACCAGACAAGACTCTAGAAGACAAtagaaagaattgaatttgTAATCTTATTTCCAAGTTTTGTAATAAAACTCGGGTGTAAGACGATATGCAGGTTTGAAAGCATTAGAGACAAACCATGGAAGCATACAAACTCCTAATTTCCAAAAAGACTGAAAAAGCAAGAGAAACAGAAAGGAGAGCAACAATGAACTAGAGATGTTAAATTTGACAATATCAGAGTGAGAGCAAACAAAAGCTCACATCATGCAATGACACTCACAATTAACAAACTCGGATAAATCAATGCCCAAGTCATGctatcaaaattattataaaccaAACTGATAGTAATTCTGATTGGATTCATTTCTAAACAATGACACCTTCAGAGCCAAAAACAAACCAGTTGTAATAGTCCGAAACCGCTCTTGCCCAGCAGTATCCCAAATTTGCAGTTTGATCCTTTTTCCATCAAGCTCTATAGTCCTAATCTTAAAGTCGATTCTGCCAAAGCAACACATCATTATTAACCCACATACCCTTTGTaacaaatcaataataataagatCACTGTACTGCAATTAGGAAAACACCTACCCAATGGTTGTGATAAAACTTGTAGTAAATGAGCCATCCGAAAAACGCAAAAGGAGGCAACTCTTACCCACACCTGCCCAACAACCCAATAACAAAGTAAACATACATTTTCGTTACACGAATTCAAAAGAACATGCAGAATATCAAGAACAAGatcatataaattaatacaacATCAACTATTAATTCCTAATTACAGGCAAGTATACAGCTATTTGCAGCAGACATCCCATGAATTAAGAAACAGTTCCTTCATGCAAATGTACATTCTATGCCTCCACGATATTAATCATCAGTAACACTAATAGAGACCGAGGATATTCACATGGCAATGAGCTATgttaaaacatagaaattaataGATGTGACCTAAAATATATGACAAACAATGCCCACTAGCATATATTCACCATGAAAACACTAAATAGAACCtattttttccaaaagaaaATGCAGAATATCAAGAAAGCTCATGTAAATGAATACACCATCAGTCATTAATCCCCAACCGAGACAGAGGATATTCACATGGCAATGAGCTATattaaaacatagaaatcaataTATACAACCAATATATGATGAACAAAGCTCAATACCATAGTTCcaccataaaaaataataataataaaaacaacaaaaaaaaaaacaaaaacaaataggCCTTTCTTTTTACCGAATCAATCTCGCTTAACGCAATTGAGTTAATAAATGATCCTAAAGCGAAGCTTAATCTAAGGTAATGATCCTGAAATCAAACCACGGTTTCACATCTAGGTTTTCTACATtacgaaaaaaaaaatcaaatcctaTCAAAGAGCGTTAACATTTCTCAAAAACGATGTAGATTAACTACTAGATCgcatttcaaatcaatattcatatataaagagattttaaaattttaaaaaaacaaattaccGCTGTCGCCGATCAAAAGGAGCTTTATGAGATAGTCGTAATCGGCTCGAGCTCTTGCGGGTGGAGCAGCCatggaaaaatggaaaaaatttatCGAAAACAGCCAAAAAACGAAGGAAGAACAAATAAACCCTAGAAAAAAAATCCTCGTCAAAAatcaatgtaaaaataaaataaaataatggttttaattttattttggtaaattgaaaaagaaaagcaatacCGGCGAAGGAAGAGTTGAGATCTGCTGAAATGAGATGAGAAGCGTCTCCGTACGCCACCAACGGTCGGCcgttgaatttttttgttcttctgtgagaaagagaagaaaagaaaaattgaaaagagagtAATGTTTGAAGAAATAAGTTGATCGGAATCAAATCCTAACCGTTGGATTAATATTTGGTGTTAAGATCTGTGTGGACGTAAGGTGGACGGAAACGGTTTTTCTTATCTTTTAGGGTTTATTTCATATGATGTCCTTAAATTATggcctaaattttaaattagactCTATACTTCATAATGTTCTGGTGGAATCCTTATATCATTAGTATTATGTCAATCAGGTTCTTTTGTCAACTTCATTGTTAATTTGAGCGCTAAATGACGGTTCAAATTTGACGTGGAGTATACTTAAAACTAGAGGCTTAGGTAAGGGGGTAGGGAGTGGCCTTCTCCTCCCCAAATactaaaatatgtattttaatacctttaaaaattatgaaattacaagtcaatataatagtaaaattgcattttgtccacaaaaatttatgattcatcTCTGACTCCTTCAGAGCAATTTTTTAGTTTCaccttacttaaaaaatatgCACCAATGCGTAGTTGTGGTACAACAACTAAAAATCTTCGTGTTAAAACAAGAAAGGAATAGCAATATTACGTGACACTCATTATGTGGATGAcaagaatttattatttatttatgttatttttaaatacatatttgtgttttaaatatgtgacTTTCACATGCATATGCttgtgataaaatttctaatgcAACTTAAATGAATGATGAACTTTTAAAAGAACAGGAAAAACTAATAATTGTTTGGTGCAATAATAAGATATATTACATTCTCATAGAGAGGATTTCGATTTAAACATtggaaatgataattaattgtTGGTAAGGAAAATTACcaactttaaaagaaatatttttatgaacttaaaaataaaaattaaagtaattatataatttaaataaaaatttattgttttctttatgGACTCTAAAAAGAATAGTAAAGAAAATaggtaattataattttaaaaacaattatagtttttttgttatttttaaaaatattaattttgtgaaaGCAATTTGCTTTTGAGTTTAAAAGAAACTCTTAAAAAGTGATAAATTAAGCGAAAAAAGAAGAGATAAAGTTTATTTGAATAGAATAAAAGTATAAGAAATtacatgataaaataaaactaaatttttattgtattaggtgtaaattgtgaatttaattttgtatttttataaattgaaattttaattgaaattgcatgaa from Gossypium raimondii isolate GPD5lz chromosome 1, ASM2569854v1, whole genome shotgun sequence harbors:
- the LOC105786465 gene encoding uncharacterized protein LOC105786465 isoform X1, which encodes MSPLSNDYKALFELKSKQMYYNNEVQSIRDEVIGEIGIHQELTNVLYQLLFQACHERDEAKQQLKQSMVEISKLKKLLNKLLPSSNFSAETNSSDDVSLTADDCTHRKTLKASLVENSGCRIPVRKCYSIGNVIDALNEGRPLLVKGRLFEAVIDTPPLLETLMIMGHLPNWRNPPPLPFNLVVNEISNSQTLNYKKSSDVNDGSFWRTIYEWCGFWFIY
- the LOC105786465 gene encoding uncharacterized protein LOC105786465 isoform X2, whose translation is MSPLSNDYKLLFQACHERDEAKQQLKQSMVEISKLKKLLNKLLPSSNFSAETNSSDDVSLTADDCTHRKTLKASLVENSGCRIPVRKCYSIGNVIDALNEGRPLLVKGRLFEAVIDTPPLLETLMIMGHLPNWRNPPPLPFNLVVNEISNSQTLNYKKSSDVNDGSFWRTIYEWCGFWFIY
- the LOC105786466 gene encoding ras-related protein RABE1c; the protein is MAAPPARARADYDYLIKLLLIGDSGVGKSCLLLRFSDGSFTTSFITTIGIDFKIRTIELDGKRIKLQIWDTAGQERFRTITTAYYRGAMGILLVYDVTDESSFNNIRNWIRNIEQHASDNVNKILVGNKADMDESKRAVPTSKGQALADEYGIKFFETSAKTNLNVEEVFFSIARDIKQRLADTDSKSEPQTIKINQGDQAAGGAAPAQKSACCG